The stretch of DNA GTGTCAATCGTGATTTCGACTCGCCGTTCGAACGTACAGCGGTCGCCGTCGAGCCGATGCTCCGGTGGTACGGGGTATCGATTCAGGGGCGTGCCACGCTCGAATGGGGTCTCTACGACCGGAGGGTCCCGATAATGTCCTCGATCGATACGTCGCTGCCCGACGAGATCGCCTCGGTCACCGACGCCGACGAGGACGAACGTCTGTCGAAGGACGTCATTTTCGAGCTCTTAAAGAATCGCCGTCGCCGGGAAGTTCTCGCGTACTTGCTGGAAGCCGACGAAACGGTAACGCTCGGTGAACTGGCGGAACAGATCGCGGCCTGGGAGAACGACACCGAGGTCAACGCGCTCAGCTCCGACCAGCGCAAACGCGTCTACGTCGCCCTCTATCAGACCCATCTGCCGAAGATGGACGACGCCGGTATCGTCGAGTACGATCAGGACCGCGGGCTGATCTCGCTTTCGGACAACGCCGACCTCCTGATGATGTACCTCGATACGGATACCCACCGACAGGACCGGTGGGATCGGTGGTACGCCGCGCTCAGCGCCGTCGGCGCTGCCCTCCTCGGCGCGGCAGTTCTCGGCGTGCCGATGCTGTCGGCCATCCCACTCGCCGCGCTCGCGGGCGTCGTCGTCGCCGCTTTCTTCTGTCTCTCGACCGCACACGTCGTCCGAAACCGTTCCCAGGAACGCAACGTCGACGGCAAACTGTCCCGAATCGAGTGAGCGCGCGTCTGCGACGGCGGCGTCAGTACGTGACCGACGGTCTCCGTTTTCGTCCCGTTCTCGACTCCCGGACGCGATTCTCGAGCGGCGTCGCTCGCAGTCGCGACGTCGGTTCCTGTCCGTCCGCTGAGAAGGTTTTTATTGGGTGATTACGTACGGTCGACTGGCTCCCGACGACCGTCATCCGGTACCGGAACAGTCGCGTGCCAGCAGCTGTTCCCTGCGCGGGAGCCGTTCCGTACACGATCCGTCCTCTCGTCTCGCCACACGGCTCCCAGCCACAGCACCGCCCTCTCGTACCGTTCTCACTCGAGTGGAATCCGAAACGGAAGCCGAGTTCGACCCTCGACTCGAGGAAGCACCTTGATACCGGACGGATACCGGCCGTTCGGGTCGGGACGAGTGAACTACCAGTTTCTGCGTCTTTCAGCGCCCCCTGAAGGGTGAATAGGCGTGAAATAACCAAACGGCAATACGACTACCGGTTCACCAACCTGCTCCCATGGAAGGGTCGTCGCTGACAATCAGATACGCCACAGGTGGTGGACAGCATCCGGATGAACCGGTCGAACGGTCGCCGACCGGGACGAGACCGACCGAGACGTGTGCGGTCGGATCGAGACGAATCGGGACGGA from Natrinema salaciae encodes:
- a CDS encoding DUF7344 domain-containing protein; amino-acid sequence: MSSIDTSLPDEIASVTDADEDERLSKDVIFELLKNRRRREVLAYLLEADETVTLGELAEQIAAWENDTEVNALSSDQRKRVYVALYQTHLPKMDDAGIVEYDQDRGLISLSDNADLLMMYLDTDTHRQDRWDRWYAALSAVGAALLGAAVLGVPMLSAIPLAALAGVVVAAFFCLSTAHVVRNRSQERNVDGKLSRIE